The genomic interval ACTTAACACGGTTCACAGCCCAGTCCGCGAGTGAGCTCCGTTGGCCGTGGTCGAGGCTCTCTTCGACGGCGTCCAGAACGACACCCACCACGGCGTCCGAGGCGATCGCCGCGACCAGTCGCGGATCGAGCAGGTGCCCCGCAGGCCCGGGAATCTCGTTTTTGTGGAAGAGGGCTGCAGCATGCCCGTTCTCCTGCCAGAAAGCGGCGAATCCCTCCTTCTCCACGCTCTGCCCGCCCGACACCGGACGCCCACACAAGAGTGTGGCCCTGCTGAGCAACGTTACCGACGGAATCGTCGCGACCGCGGCCGCCCTCCGCCCCCCGCCGGACAGTTCGCGCCACCGCCCCACACCTGTCAGCTCTTCGCCGAGCTGAGCCGCGACCGCGCTACTCATCCCATCCAGGACGAGCACCAGCGGCGGCCGCTCGGCTGCCAGCGGCAAGGCGACCGTCCGCAGTACGTCCTCGATGAGCAGCACTCCACCGGGCTGCGCAGCACTTGCGTGCTGCGTCCACGGCCCGAGCTCGGCCGCGAAGGTCTCGTCGAGCACCGCTCGCCGCCGTCGCGCCGCGTCGTGCACGGTGCGGTACGCCTCGACCAGAGCGGCCTCGGCCTCGGCGTCGCCCACCCACAGCTGGGCCAGCGCCCGGTCCACCCACCCCCAGTCGGCGACGTGTGTGTGCACGGCCTGGTCGACCGAGGACACCACAGGCTCCTGCCCGTCCAGCCAGTGCCTCAGCCGTACCGCCATGCGCGCCAGCTCGACCCGCTTCGGATAGAAGTCGGCGGCGAGATGATGCTCCTGAACGTGATCCCAGGCTGCCTGTGCCTCCTCCGGTTCCTCAGTAAGCGCCTCGGCCAGCCGATGCAGTCGTGACTGGAAGCCGGAGGGAAGAAACGGGTTGTCGGCGAGCGCAGATGTCAGATGGGCGCTGCCCGCCAGCTCGTCGGCCTGGAGCAGTACGTCGAGCACCCGCTGCCGGGCATCGATGCTCTGCGGCCCCCGCCCCGCCGCCTCACCGATCCAGCGGGTCAGCGTGCCTTCCACCGCCCGTGCGTAGGCGCGGAGTTCGGAGGGCCGGGAACCGACCATGCCAAAGACCGTACCCAGTGCGACGGCCGCGTCGGCCGACGCGGCTTTTCCGGTCATGACGGACGCCAGCACACCGAGCGCGGTTGCCTCGGTCCCCCGGCCGCGGAGCGCGAGCCGCAGCAGTACAGGGGCGGCCTCGCCGGCGCTCTGTGCCAGCCAGTCGGTGATGCCCTGCTGTTCGGCTTCGGGCAGCGCGGCAAAGCGCTCCGGGCCGCCGGGCGTACGGGACCAGGTGAGCAGCGCATCGACGTCCACCGATGCCCCACCCTCGAAGACGCCCTCAAGCCCGAGCCGCACCCCGACGAGGGCTCGCATCGCCGCGTCCAGGGTGAGCACGGCCCCGTGCTGCGGCCAGCCGGCCACCGGTTCGGCGACGATCAGCGCGCCGGGCAGCCACAGCCACGGGTCCCGTCGCATCCGCGGGTCGAGGTCTGCGGCGCCGAAGAGCTGCTTGACGATGTCGGCCTCGTCGACGGCGATGATCTGCGAACGCACCATCTCGCCCAGCAGATCGAGGCCGATCCGGTCACCGTGCACATCAGTGGTGACCACCAGCAGGTCCGCGCCTTCGGTGGCCAGATGAGCCTGCCAGGCATCGGTGAGGCCGAGCACCGAAGTGGTGTGCGTGACCCGAACCCTGCGCCGTTCGCCGTCGCCGATCGGCACGGTGAACTCCGTGGGCCCGTCGGACGCGTACTTCCCGTGGACCAGCACAAGCCGCCGGCCTTTCGTGTGGGCAAGGCGCGTGGTGAGTAGCCCGGTAACGACCCGCTGGTCGAGTTCGGGCACTGTGGCTCCCATCAGTCCTCGCCGCCCGGCACGCTCGCGCTGTCGCCCTGAGTCGCGTGCAGCACCTGCCAGTTGATCTCGATCTCGACGCCCGGGTGCGCGGCCGCATAGTCCCGGATCTCGCCCTGTACGTCGGCCAGGGCCCTGCTGAGTGCGGCTTCCAGGACACTTTCGCTGTCCGTGGCCTTCACTCGCCGAGACCGCCGGGTGGTTGTCGGCGTGGTCGGCGTGGACGGCAATGGCGACTGACTGTGCGTGGTCGGCCTGTCGTCCTCGGCCCGGGCAGGGGGGACGATCGCCTCCGACTCGACAGGCGCGGGCGGCGGGGGCGCGACGGGCGCCACGGGTGTCACCGTGCTGAGCCGCGCTGCCTCGTTGATCAGAGCCACGGCCTGGCCGCGCGCGCTGCTCAGTACCGGGGCCAGATCCGTGTCGAACTCGTCGGCCCCTGCCGCGTCCGCGATCTCGGCGAGCAGCAGCCCGGACCGGTCGGCGAGACCGTCCCCGCGCCCGGTGTACTTGCGTACGCTGTCGATGAGATCCCAGTCGGTACGCTCCAGCGCCTCCAATACCCGCTGTGCCGAGGACATCGTCTTGGCCAGCACCACATCGGTGCTCAGATATGTCGCAGCCGCCAGATCCCGCGCGAGCGGTGTCGCCTCTAGGTTCTGTTTGATCCGCGCCAGCAGATCGGCAGCGTCCCGCACCGACTGCTCGCGGGCGCTCAGCGCCTCCCCGCTGATGCCGAGGGCACTTCGGTACCGGGTCAGTGCGCGCCGCAGCCCATTGACAGCAGCCTCGCGCTCCTCGGCCTTCGCACGAACATCCGACGCGAGCGCGTTGACATTCCTGGTGAACAGCACCTGCGGCACGCTCGTGCCGAACAGCGCGGCGGCCCGCGTGTGCGCCGCTGTGAACTCGTCCTCGCTGGGCCGCTCCTGCGCCCGCAGTGCCCAGCCGGGACCGAACTGATCGAGCGCAGGGGCCTGTTCGGCCTTGCCACGGTAGATCCAGGAGCGGTCGGAGAGCAGCGCGTACGTCGCGATCACCAGGTTCGAGACCAGCTTGTCAAGGCCCGTCCAGCCGAGCTCGGCGATCCAGGTGCGGATGTCCTCGACCGGAAAGTCGCCCTTCGCGCCGTGCTTGGCCGCCTGCTGGTCGATGTGACGGCGCCAGTCCGTGGAGACGTTCAGCGGCCCGTCGTGCACCTCACCCAACTCCAAGGGATGCACGATCCGCGCCACATCCGTCAGTTCGCGGCCGTCGACGACGACCCGGCGCGAGCCGTCGTCCATAGCCTTCGCGATCCACCCGTACGCCATCTTGAACTTCGCGGGAGTGACCGGTTTGCGGCTCTCCTGGCGGTCGAAGTTCGGATGTTTGGGATACATCGCGTCCAGCAGGCCATCGGCGAGCTTCAGCAGGTTGTACTTGAAGACGCCGCCGCCCTGGAGCTGCGGAACGTGTCCGGCATACAGCGAGTGGACGTGTTTCCCCTCGGTGACCTGGGCCCCAAGGTCGGTCTCGTTGGCCTTGGCGATCCCGTACGCCTGGTGCAGCACCTGACCCAGTTGCGAGACGAGGGTCTCGCGCTGCGCCTCCAACTGATGTTTGACACGTACCTGGTCGTCGGAGGACAGATGGGTTGCGAAGTCCTTCAACCGGTCGCGCTCCAGCAGGTAGTTGATCTTCAGGAGCCGGCCGAGCTGGGTCCCCCGCTGAGCGGAGAGGAAGGACGGCAGCCATACAACGGTCGGCGCATCCGGCTTCTCCCGCTGCAACCGGAAGACCCGGTTCTCGTCCGCGCTGGGCAAGCCCTTGTCGTCATCGTCGAAGGGATAGTCGATGACGAAACGGATCCGGTCCGGCGCGGACGGCTCGAACTGTGTGTCGGGGAGGATCTGCGTATCGCGCACGTTCTCGAAGACGAACTCGGCCGTCCGCCGGGTGCCGTGCCAGACGATTTCGCGGTCGGCGACGAGCGTGCCATTGTCGGCGATCACCAGCTCCCGCCACAGCCACTCCTGCACCCACCGCTTGCGTGCACCGAGAGTGTCCTTCTCGCCGACGCTGTCCAGGATCGGTTCCACATCCAGGTCGGACAGATGCAGCGTGAACACCGGGTCCACGTCGTTGCCGTCACTGCGCAGCTCGCCGGGGAACTGTGCTTGGAGCTCCTGCATCCGCTTGACCACGATCCGGTCCTCCTGCCCGGTGCGGGAGCGGATCGAGCCGTGGTTGAGCGCGGAAAGGCGCGGCCCGGTCAGCCGGGCGAGGGCCGGCACCTCAGGGGCGAGATAGGCGAGCAGCATCGTCTTGACGAACCGGTCGTCGGCCTTGAACTTGGTGTCGTCCGGGGAGCCGTATTTCTGCAGCAGATGCTCCGTCACCTTGCCGTGGAAGCGAGTTGCCGCCTCCGCCTCGCTGCGCAGCCGGTCCGTGAACGCCTCTCCCATCCCCTCGGCCAGTACGTCCCACAGGTCGCCCAGCGGGATCAACTCGCCGACCTTCATGTCTTCGCGCCTCTTGTAGAGCATCTGCTGGAGCAGCTTGAGGCCGGTGCGCTCGCGCTGGAGAGCGCCAGAGAGCGCGACCAGGACGTTGAGGAGGACGGGCGAGACCGGGTAAAGGGCCTTGAAGTCGGCCCAGTCGGCATGGGTGGCGCCGTTGGCGTCTAGGAGCACATCGCGTACTGACTGGTTGGATGTCTCGACCCGGGCGAAGGCCGCTTCAAGTACGGCCTTGGCGGCATCGTCCTTCGGCTTGAGGACCCGCTCCTTGATGATCTCCGGGAGGTTGCGGTCCTCCAGGCTGATTGGATCGATACGGCCCGCCAGGTATTTGACCTGCTGCTCCAGGTTCTTGGCCTCCGCGCCAACTGCGTCCGAGCCGATCAGCTCGGACAGGTCGCGCTGGCGGGATATGAAGGAGACGACCGGCAGCGCGCGGCCACCCGTACCGGACTCGATCAGCTTGACCAGTTTGTTGACCTCGTCATTGACGAAGGTCCGCTCACGCAGATGAGCCTGGAGCCAGAGGATTAGCTCGTCGAGGAACAGGATCAGGCCGTCGTATCCAAGGGACTTGGCGTGCCGGCTGATGGTGTCCAGCCCGTTTTCGAGGGGCAGAAAGGCGTTCTTCGCGCCGAGCGCGCCACGGGAGTACGAGGAGTACGGGCCGGAGAGCAGTGCGGACGCCAGCCAGTCGCGGACCTGCTCGCCGGGGGCGGATGTTAAGGCGAGGTCGAGGAGGGCCGGGGTCCAGACCTTCGGGGCCTCCTTGACGTCGAGGTCCTCTAGGTCGCTTTCGTCGTCGGCGGCTTGTGGTGGGGCGGTATTCGTTTCCTCCGGCAGCGCGGGGTTACCGAGCCAGCGTACGAACTGCGCGTCGTCCGCGAAGAACACCCGCTGGCGGCGGGCGTCGTCGAACATCGCGTCCGCCCGGTAGACCGGCGGCACAGGTGAGTCCGGGTGCAGCCGCCGAACCGTGGCGACATAGCCGCCGAGGATCGCTGAGTCGAGGTCCGTCGCGCCGACCAGGTGGAACGGCACCATCAGGAACTTCCGGTCCCGCAGCCATGTGTCGTGGTCCGCGATGATCGGCTGGAGTGTGGGTTTGGTGCGGGCGGCCGGGGCGTTGGAGAGGATGGCGTGCAACACGGTCATGAAGTGGCTCTTGCCGGAGCCGAACGAGCCGTGAAGATACGCGGCGTTGGACGACCCCGCACGCACGGACGCCTCAACGATCTTCAGCGCCCGACGGAGGGACTGTTCCAGCTGCGGGGTGACCACATACTCGCGCACTCGCTCGGCGGTCTGATCGAAGCCGCCGGACAGCTCGACCTTGAATGACCCGGCGAGCACGGACTCAGGCAGGTCCAGCACGTCCCGGAGGTAGAGGTCGCTGCCACTGTTACTCATCGTCTTCCGTCGCCTTCTTCATGGCCGTCGTTGCCGTTTTCTTCGTCTTGCGTGCACGGGTCGCATTCGCTGGACGCCAGTCGGTGAGTGCGGCTGGGGTGAGCTGTTCGCGTGCCAACTCCCCGTCCAGGAAGCTCTGGAACTCTTCGGCTGCCGACTCCTCGCCCCACTCGTCGTCCGCGTCTCCGAACCACTGCCGAAGCCACGGCATCAGTTCCGCGATTCCGGCGAGCAGCGGTGCGAGGCGCTCGGCGGGCCAGTCCTGCTGTTTGCGGCGCTCGGTGACGATGTTCAGCAAGGCAGTGGCCTGGTCGCGTTGGTCCCAGCCGGCCCAGCCGAGCAGGAGGGTCGGGTCGGAGTCCGGGTTCGCGTCCGGGTAGGACACGAAGCGCTCTTTGGGGACGTCCAGCTTTCCGCGGTTCGACCAGTAGGACTGCCTGGTGAAGTCCGCGGAGGCGTACTTGGGGGGTACGGCGATGTCGAGGTGCTCGCCGGTGCGGTCCTCCTTGCGCTGCTTGTCCCAGACGTCCTCCCACTGCGAGCGCTTGCGAAGTCCGGTGTCCTTGTAGCGGTACGCGGCGAGATAGGGCACGTGCTCCGCGTCGACCACATCTTGGAGGACTTGGGCGAGGGAGAGGTTCGGCTTGCCAAGATGGGCGGCGTAAAGCGAAGCAGTGTTGCGGATCGCGTCCGCGTACGGGAGCCTTTCGAGTTCGTCTGCGAGCTGGCCGATGGTGAGGGTGCGGGGTTGCTCGAAGTCATTGAGGATGTGGAACCAGAGGGACTTGTTCTCGCACCGGTCGAGTAGCCAGGTCCGCAGAGCGGCCTTCTCCTGCTTTTCCCAGGGGTCAGTGGCCCAGCGGCGCTTGCACTCGGGACGCTCGATGCGCGCGATGTCGTGGCGGGCGGAGATGGTGTCGATGCGGGCCTGCACGATATCCCGGTACCAGTCCGGCCAGTGGGCTGGGATCTCGGTGATGGGGGTGGAGCCGTGCCGCCCGAACCACACAGTCTCAGCCTCGCCAGCTGCTTGCTTCCGAGCCAATACGATCTCGAATGCCCGCTCTCCGAGGCTCACTTGGGGAATGGTGCTGAGCGAGGAGGCTGTAAGTCGGGCTACCTCGTCGTCAGCGAGGAGTCCGTAGGAGTGATACACCACCCAGTCGAGCTCCTCCTGGAGGGCGACCATGCGCTGGCGGGCGCGGGTCCAGGTGTCCCGGGCGGCATCGAGGCGGATGGGCGTGGGCGGCTCGTCCGCGGCGCATATGGCCGAGGGCTCGTGAATGGCGACGTCTTGAGCGAGAGAGTTGAGGATGCGGCCGAGGGATAGAGGAAGCCGGTCGGGCAGGGGGAAATCCTGAAGTTTAGCCCCGGCGAATTCGTAGAAGCGTTCCCATTCATCGTGCATGAAGCCACCGGTGCCGGACTGGCTACCCTTGTCGTGGCAGACGTGCTTGAGCCAGAAGCATGCTGCCGACGAATTGAGTACTCCCGACAGTGCCAAGTACTCGTCCTCGCTCGCACTATCCGGCAGTTTGATCACCGGCGCGGAACGATTAAATAAGCGCGACTGGGTGTCGAGAGTGAAGTGATTATGCGTGGCAACGAAGGCGAAAGATATTCCCTTCGGGGTTGTGAGCTTGCTCGAATAGTTCTCGAGATGGCAATACCAAGGGTAACCGTTCTCGATTATAGTTTTGCCGAAGATGACGCGCTTCGATAATTGAGTTCGGAAGGGCCATAAACTGTGTTTGATGAGATGGTGGTCCGAATTGATGGTCTGTCGGTTTTCTGGGCCTGAATAAGGGTTACGAACTGCGACCGAATCTGTGAATCTGAAATCTCGAACGACGTCACCCGTGATCAGCGTTCGAATTGCCGAATGGTCCCTGAGGCGTCGTGCGGTACTTACGTCCGGGAGGAAAAAGGCATCATCGGCGCCAGTTGCTGTGGTTCGCCCGATGCTGGTAGCCCTGGAGCCCAGCTTCTGCCGTCCTGATGCGATCTCCTCGGCGATTTCCCCAGCCACGCCACCGCTTAGGGACCATGGATACTCTGCGAGCTGATTACGTGCAGAATCGACTGACGAGACCCATTCGCTCTCGCTGCCAGGTTGATCGATCTGCTGATAAATGGCGGACCAGACGAGACCGCTTGATGCGTCATCCGGCTGCGAGGGTTCGCCGCGTATTCCCATGACAGTACGGACTAAATCTTCTTGGTAGGCCGTGCGATTTCGCCCAACCAAGATAACCGTTGGCGTCCCGTGCCCCGGAATGTAGGCGCCGGAAGTGTCGATGACATGTGTCAAGTCAACTTTTTGATGGAACCAGTCGATCAGTTTTCTTCCGAACTCGCGTTTCATGAAGGAGTTTGCCGTGATCTGGCCCGTAAATCCTGCCGCGCGCTCTGACCCGCTGGTGCGCACCGCTAACTCGAAGATCCGCTGCGCGAACGGTATCGACAACGCGTACGTTCCTGCGCACGTGTCGTACCGTTCCCTGTAGGCCAGGTTTTCCTGCTTATCCTTTACTGTGATGTAAGGCGGGTTGCCGACTACAACGTGGTACGAACCTCTCCCGAGTAGGTCGCAACTCTTCGTGAAGTCGTATATGTCTTCGGTGGTGTAGAAGAACTGCTCATGATCGGAATACAGCCCCTGGCGAACCCCTGGGGCTCCGCGTCCGTGAAGCAAAGAGTCCCCCACGGCCAGGTTGATCCGGAACCCGGGAGCCGTGTCCAGCCGCTTCGCGTCCGCCGCTTTGAGCGCGGCAATCATCAGCCGGAACCGCGCGATAGCCACTGCGAACGGGTTCTTGTCGCACCCGTGCACTGCATCCAGCGCCCGCCGGATCAGCGTCCAGTCATCCGCGCCCTTGTCGAAGTCGCGCCACTTCTCCAGCAGCCGCTCAAACATCCCCAGCAGGAAGTGCCCAGAGCCGCACGCCGGGTCGATCGTGCGCAGGCCTGCGGGGAGTTCCCGTACGATGCCGTGCCCGTCGACAAGGGAGACGACGGGCTCTAGGCCGAACTCCTTCACCGCCGGCTCCAATGTCAGATCGAGGATGAACTCCTCCACGAACACCGGGGTCTGGAGCAGCGCGTACGTCTTCCTCGCGTGCTCGCTCAGATCCTGATATAGGTCACCCAGGAATCGAGTGTCCAAGTCCTCGTTCACGAACGAGTGCACGATCTCGCCGCCCGAACCAACCCGCCGCCAGAACTTCAATAACGCCGTTGCTGCCTCATACGAAGGCGAGATCTCCCACAATGGGTTGTGCACGCGGTCGAAGAGCCCCGCCACCGTCGGGTTGGTGCCAGCAAGATGATCAAACGCCGCGATGATCCAGTCACGGTCATTCTTTTCCGGGTTCGCGGCGAAGAACGCCGTGTCGTGGTCCTCTGCGTCCTTGAGCCGCTCGCCGACACCTGCTAGCCACGGACGCGCGATTAGCCCGTTGTCCTCGCAGAATCGGACGAAGACGCATCCCAGCACCCACGCTGCCGCGACCTGCATGACCCGTTCGTCGCGCCATGCCTCGTACATGGCCGCTGTCCGCCCGGCGGCGCAGGCGCGCGCGTACTCGTCTGCGAGCCTGTCCCGGTACTCCTCCTCCGAGTCGCTGCGCGCCCGCAAGTCGTCCTCCAGGAGCGCGACCTGCTTGCGGAGGTCCTTCAGTAATCCATCCTGGCCGCTACCGCGTGCGCTCACTGTCCCAAACCCTCTCGATGTGCGGCCCAGATGGTGGCCAAGTCCTTCAGGAAGCCCTCGGTCAGTACCACGCGTTCCGCGTCGCCGCCGGTTATCTCTACCGTGCGACCGTCCAGCTCCGGTCCGCCCTGCGGATTGTGCGAAGGGGTGAGCAACCACAGTCCGTGCGGTCGCCCGCCTGGCTTGCGCGCACCGGCTTGCAAGCCGACCAGCAGGTCGTGCCCACCCGCCTCGTAGTAGTGCGCGAGCAGCCCAGATGTATGTACGAACAACACTGTCCCCGGCTCCCGCGAAGCCGTCTTCTCCAACTGCGCAGCGACGCGAGGCCAGACCCGGACCACGAACGACCGCAGCCCGCCGGGGAGTTCGCCGCTCCTTGTGTACCGGGTGTCCGCGCCCAGCACCTTGGACCAGTCCGTGCCGTGCTCTCCCGCCAGCGCCCGGAACTCCTCCAGGAAGACCCGTGCCAGGCTCACCGGTACGACCGGGAATGCCTCGGCCACCGCGTCCGCAACCGAACCCGTCTCACCCCGTAACCGCTTGACGTGCACGTTCAGTGCGAGGAAACCGCCCTCCCGTACTGCGGAGTCGAGCTTCGCGGCGAGCAGCAACGACGGCTCGCGCCCGGCGGCGGCTCCCGCCGCCAGCGCACGAGAGGCTCCGGTCACCGTGCCGGTGGAGGAGTACAGCCAGCTGCTGCCGGTCACCGCCGAGACCGGCACTGGAGGCTTGAAGCGCGCCTCGGCCGTCTCGTACGTCAGCGGGAAGCCAGCCTTCTTGAGCGCGTCCTCGACCTCGATGTACGTGGGCTTGCCCAGCACCATCTCGGGGAAGCGGGAACGCAACCGAGCCAGCAGCCCCTCCAGGCTGATGCCGACCTCGCGTCGTACACCCGCCGCGGCCTGTGAGATCTGAAGAGCCCGCCACAGCTCCAATGTCCGGGGGTACAGCTCAAGTCGGGGCGAGGCCGCGGCACCTACCGAAGTCGCTGCGGCCAGGGTGACGAGCCGGGCGTCCGGGAGCGGGTCCATGCCTTCCGGTGTGCGCACTGCACGCAGGTCACGGAGCGTCGCGGCGCGGTCCGGCAGCGGTGTAGCGGCGGCGATCTTCTCGGCGGCCTCGCCCAACTCTATGGCGTATGCGGCGAGTTCATCGGA from Streptomyces sp. NBC_01288 carries:
- the pglZ gene encoding BREX-2 system phosphatase PglZ — protein: MGATVPELDQRVVTGLLTTRLAHTKGRRLVLVHGKYASDGPTEFTVPIGDGERRRVRVTHTTSVLGLTDAWQAHLATEGADLLVVTTDVHGDRIGLDLLGEMVRSQIIAVDEADIVKQLFGAADLDPRMRRDPWLWLPGALIVAEPVAGWPQHGAVLTLDAAMRALVGVRLGLEGVFEGGASVDVDALLTWSRTPGGPERFAALPEAEQQGITDWLAQSAGEAAPVLLRLALRGRGTEATALGVLASVMTGKAASADAAVALGTVFGMVGSRPSELRAYARAVEGTLTRWIGEAAGRGPQSIDARQRVLDVLLQADELAGSAHLTSALADNPFLPSGFQSRLHRLAEALTEEPEEAQAAWDHVQEHHLAADFYPKRVELARMAVRLRHWLDGQEPVVSSVDQAVHTHVADWGWVDRALAQLWVGDAEAEAALVEAYRTVHDAARRRRAVLDETFAAELGPWTQHASAAQPGGVLLIEDVLRTVALPLAAERPPLVLVLDGMSSAVAAQLGEELTGVGRWRELSGGGRRAAAVATIPSVTLLSRATLLCGRPVSGGQSVEKEGFAAFWQENGHAAALFHKNEIPGPAGHLLDPRLVAAIASDAVVGVVLDAVEESLDHGQRSSLADWAVNRVKYLPELLNSARGQGRPVVLVSDHGHVLDRQGSEVGPVDAEGVESARWRTGTTVSEGEVVLDGPRVLENGGRVTVPWSEEICYTPRRAGYYGGAALAEMTVPVLVLAPSADLAPVGWAELPRESVQPSWWEASTALAPVTAPAPAPSSKPVRKTPSAKPKARPQEGELFTDDAVPVPVAKAAPAVPAPHTLGRQIVDTKIYEQQGKFVRKTPDRKVVAAVIDALEASGGTLSLAAVAAAAVASGGRTHTRPEGFVTVLTRLLNIEGYEVVSLIDSRTRVRLNRETLREQFELPKGSA
- a CDS encoding PglY protein, which gives rise to MSNSGSDLYLRDVLDLPESVLAGSFKVELSGGFDQTAERVREYVVTPQLEQSLRRALKIVEASVRAGSSNAAYLHGSFGSGKSHFMTVLHAILSNAPAARTKPTLQPIIADHDTWLRDRKFLMVPFHLVGATDLDSAILGGYVATVRRLHPDSPVPPVYRADAMFDDARRQRVFFADDAQFVRWLGNPALPEETNTAPPQAADDESDLEDLDVKEAPKVWTPALLDLALTSAPGEQVRDWLASALLSGPYSSYSRGALGAKNAFLPLENGLDTISRHAKSLGYDGLILFLDELILWLQAHLRERTFVNDEVNKLVKLIESGTGGRALPVVSFISRQRDLSELIGSDAVGAEAKNLEQQVKYLAGRIDPISLEDRNLPEIIKERVLKPKDDAAKAVLEAAFARVETSNQSVRDVLLDANGATHADWADFKALYPVSPVLLNVLVALSGALQRERTGLKLLQQMLYKRREDMKVGELIPLGDLWDVLAEGMGEAFTDRLRSEAEAATRFHGKVTEHLLQKYGSPDDTKFKADDRFVKTMLLAYLAPEVPALARLTGPRLSALNHGSIRSRTGQEDRIVVKRMQELQAQFPGELRSDGNDVDPVFTLHLSDLDVEPILDSVGEKDTLGARKRWVQEWLWRELVIADNGTLVADREIVWHGTRRTAEFVFENVRDTQILPDTQFEPSAPDRIRFVIDYPFDDDDKGLPSADENRVFRLQREKPDAPTVVWLPSFLSAQRGTQLGRLLKINYLLERDRLKDFATHLSSDDQVRVKHQLEAQRETLVSQLGQVLHQAYGIAKANETDLGAQVTEGKHVHSLYAGHVPQLQGGGVFKYNLLKLADGLLDAMYPKHPNFDRQESRKPVTPAKFKMAYGWIAKAMDDGSRRVVVDGRELTDVARIVHPLELGEVHDGPLNVSTDWRRHIDQQAAKHGAKGDFPVEDIRTWIAELGWTGLDKLVSNLVIATYALLSDRSWIYRGKAEQAPALDQFGPGWALRAQERPSEDEFTAAHTRAAALFGTSVPQVLFTRNVNALASDVRAKAEEREAAVNGLRRALTRYRSALGISGEALSAREQSVRDAADLLARIKQNLEATPLARDLAAATYLSTDVVLAKTMSSAQRVLEALERTDWDLIDSVRKYTGRGDGLADRSGLLLAEIADAAGADEFDTDLAPVLSSARGQAVALINEAARLSTVTPVAPVAPPPPAPVESEAIVPPARAEDDRPTTHSQSPLPSTPTTPTTTRRSRRVKATDSESVLEAALSRALADVQGEIRDYAAAHPGVEIEINWQVLHATQGDSASVPGGED
- the pglX gene encoding BREX-2 system adenine-specific DNA-methyltransferase PglX, with the protein product MSARGSGQDGLLKDLRKQVALLEDDLRARSDSEEEYRDRLADEYARACAAGRTAAMYEAWRDERVMQVAAAWVLGCVFVRFCEDNGLIARPWLAGVGERLKDAEDHDTAFFAANPEKNDRDWIIAAFDHLAGTNPTVAGLFDRVHNPLWEISPSYEAATALLKFWRRVGSGGEIVHSFVNEDLDTRFLGDLYQDLSEHARKTYALLQTPVFVEEFILDLTLEPAVKEFGLEPVVSLVDGHGIVRELPAGLRTIDPACGSGHFLLGMFERLLEKWRDFDKGADDWTLIRRALDAVHGCDKNPFAVAIARFRLMIAALKAADAKRLDTAPGFRINLAVGDSLLHGRGAPGVRQGLYSDHEQFFYTTEDIYDFTKSCDLLGRGSYHVVVGNPPYITVKDKQENLAYRERYDTCAGTYALSIPFAQRIFELAVRTSGSERAAGFTGQITANSFMKREFGRKLIDWFHQKVDLTHVIDTSGAYIPGHGTPTVILVGRNRTAYQEDLVRTVMGIRGEPSQPDDASSGLVWSAIYQQIDQPGSESEWVSSVDSARNQLAEYPWSLSGGVAGEIAEEIASGRQKLGSRATSIGRTTATGADDAFFLPDVSTARRLRDHSAIRTLITGDVVRDFRFTDSVAVRNPYSGPENRQTINSDHHLIKHSLWPFRTQLSKRVIFGKTIIENGYPWYCHLENYSSKLTTPKGISFAFVATHNHFTLDTQSRLFNRSAPVIKLPDSASEDEYLALSGVLNSSAACFWLKHVCHDKGSQSGTGGFMHDEWERFYEFAGAKLQDFPLPDRLPLSLGRILNSLAQDVAIHEPSAICAADEPPTPIRLDAARDTWTRARQRMVALQEELDWVVYHSYGLLADDEVARLTASSLSTIPQVSLGERAFEIVLARKQAAGEAETVWFGRHGSTPITEIPAHWPDWYRDIVQARIDTISARHDIARIERPECKRRWATDPWEKQEKAALRTWLLDRCENKSLWFHILNDFEQPRTLTIGQLADELERLPYADAIRNTASLYAAHLGKPNLSLAQVLQDVVDAEHVPYLAAYRYKDTGLRKRSQWEDVWDKQRKEDRTGEHLDIAVPPKYASADFTRQSYWSNRGKLDVPKERFVSYPDANPDSDPTLLLGWAGWDQRDQATALLNIVTERRKQQDWPAERLAPLLAGIAELMPWLRQWFGDADDEWGEESAAEEFQSFLDGELAREQLTPAALTDWRPANATRARKTKKTATTAMKKATEDDE